One genomic region from Deltaproteobacteria bacterium encodes:
- a CDS encoding sodium-dependent transporter, whose amino-acid sequence MKAPSKPREVWATRVGLILAVAGNAIGLGNFLRFPVQCAQNGGGAFMIPYFIALFLLGIPLMWCEWAMGRIGGRHHCGTTPGIFHVLWKHPVSKYLGALGIFIPTVVAIYYVYIESWTLAYAVFSVTGKYFGIMTHEGMGEFLASYQGRYPSAHFKTIVPALLFYLFILFVNVQILSRGIVKGIEWLAKWAMPTLFIFAIAMVVRVFTLGTPDPTHPEMSVLHGFGFMWNPDFSKLTQSQIWLASAGQIFFTLSLGFGAIQTFASYVKKDEDIALNGLTTSVTNEFAEVVCGGSIAIPVAVAFFGIAATTAIAKGGAFDLGFQAMPIIFQKMPLGQIFGGIWFFLLFLAALTSSVAIVQPLMAFLQEEFQIGRKKAAWACGAVLLAFGLPVIFFLKYGFLDEFDFWAGTFGVVAFAVIEIIVFFWIFGAKKAWEEIVSGADIRIPRIFYYILKYVTPVYLIVLLVAWFVQNGLDVLLFKGVSETNLPYVITARIVLAGMLIAILWMVNRVFKREHRIL is encoded by the coding sequence CCAAAACGGCGGCGGGGCCTTCATGATCCCCTATTTCATCGCCCTCTTTTTGCTCGGCATCCCGCTTATGTGGTGCGAATGGGCCATGGGACGTATCGGCGGCCGACACCACTGCGGCACCACCCCCGGCATCTTCCATGTCCTCTGGAAACATCCTGTCTCAAAATATCTGGGGGCGCTGGGGATTTTTATCCCGACGGTGGTGGCCATCTATTATGTTTACATCGAATCGTGGACGCTGGCCTACGCCGTTTTTTCGGTGACCGGAAAATACTTCGGCATCATGACCCATGAAGGGATGGGGGAATTTCTGGCCAGTTATCAGGGGCGGTATCCCAGCGCCCACTTTAAAACCATCGTGCCGGCCCTTCTTTTTTATCTGTTTATTCTCTTCGTGAACGTCCAGATACTCTCCCGCGGCATTGTGAAGGGGATCGAATGGCTGGCCAAGTGGGCGATGCCGACCCTTTTTATTTTCGCCATTGCCATGGTGGTGCGCGTGTTCACCCTCGGGACCCCCGATCCGACGCATCCCGAAATGAGCGTTCTGCATGGTTTCGGCTTCATGTGGAATCCCGATTTCTCAAAGCTTACCCAAAGCCAGATCTGGCTCGCCTCGGCGGGGCAGATTTTTTTCACCCTGTCGCTCGGCTTCGGCGCCATCCAGACCTTTGCCAGCTACGTCAAAAAAGATGAAGACATCGCACTAAACGGCCTCACTACCTCGGTCACCAACGAATTTGCCGAAGTGGTCTGCGGCGGCTCCATCGCCATTCCGGTGGCGGTGGCCTTTTTCGGCATTGCCGCCACAACCGCCATCGCCAAAGGGGGGGCGTTCGACCTTGGTTTTCAGGCGATGCCGATTATTTTCCAGAAAATGCCCCTGGGACAGATCTTCGGCGGCATATGGTTTTTTCTCCTTTTTTTGGCGGCCCTCACCAGTTCGGTGGCCATTGTCCAGCCGCTGATGGCTTTTTTGCAGGAAGAGTTCCAGATCGGCCGGAAGAAGGCGGCATGGGCCTGCGGGGCTGTCTTACTTGCCTTCGGCCTGCCGGTGATTTTTTTCCTCAAGTACGGTTTTTTGGATGAATTCGATTTCTGGGCGGGCACCTTTGGCGTGGTGGCCTTTGCCGTGATCGAGATCATCGTCTTTTTCTGGATTTTCGGCGCCAAAAAGGCCTGGGAAGAAATTGTCAGCGGCGCCGATATCAGGATTCCGAGGATTTTCTATTATATCCTCAAGTATGTGACGCCGGTTTATCTGATTGTCCTTCTTGTCGCCTGGTTTGTCCAAAACGGGCTGGATGTCCTTCTGTTCAAGGGGGTTTCGGAGACCAACCTTCCCTATGTGATTACAGCCCGAATTGTGCTGGCCGGCATGTTGATCGCTATTCTTTGGATGGTTAATCGCGTTTTTAAAAGGGAGCACCGGATTTTATGA
- a CDS encoding LL-diaminopimelate aminotransferase → MPQINDNYLKLKAGYLFPEIGRRVKAFQEKNPKTSLIRLGIGDVVLALPKAVIRAFHEAVDEMAEPLTFHGYGPEQGYPFLIEAVIENDFKPRGVSLKPNEIFISDGSKCDTGNIQEIFSLKNKVAVTDPVYPVYVDTNVMAGRTPILHIPATAENDFDPDPPKKKADLIYLCSPNNPTGHAMSRSSLKKWVDYAKKNRAVILFDAAYEAYITDKTIPHSIYEIEGAKEVAIEFRSFSKTAGFTGTRCAYTVIPEALKARDKKGKAVAVNPLWHRRQTTKFNGVSYPVQKAASACYTPEGKQEVRELVDFYMESARLIREGLISLGLEAFGGINAPYIWLKTPGKMNSWAFFEKLLKECHVVGTPGAGFGPSGEGYLRLSAFGFKEKIEEAVERIKTRLKI, encoded by the coding sequence ATGCCCCAAATAAATGATAACTATTTGAAACTCAAGGCGGGCTACCTTTTTCCCGAAATCGGCCGCCGGGTAAAGGCATTTCAGGAAAAAAATCCAAAAACTTCCCTGATCCGTCTCGGCATCGGCGACGTGGTCTTGGCCCTCCCCAAGGCGGTCATCCGCGCCTTTCACGAGGCGGTGGACGAAATGGCCGAGCCGCTCACCTTTCACGGCTACGGGCCGGAGCAGGGGTATCCGTTTTTGATCGAGGCCGTCATCGAGAATGATTTTAAGCCGCGCGGCGTGTCTCTGAAGCCAAATGAGATTTTTATCTCCGACGGCTCCAAGTGCGACACCGGAAACATCCAGGAAATTTTTTCCCTCAAAAACAAAGTCGCCGTCACCGACCCGGTCTATCCGGTTTATGTCGATACGAACGTGATGGCGGGGCGAACCCCCATCCTCCATATACCGGCGACCGCGGAAAATGATTTCGACCCCGATCCGCCGAAGAAAAAAGCGGACCTCATCTATCTCTGCTCCCCCAACAATCCCACGGGCCACGCGATGAGCCGGAGTTCGCTCAAAAAATGGGTCGATTACGCCAAAAAGAACCGCGCCGTCATCCTCTTCGACGCCGCCTACGAAGCATATATCACGGACAAGACAATCCCCCATTCCATTTACGAAATCGAGGGGGCAAAAGAGGTGGCCATCGAGTTTAGGAGCTTTTCAAAAACCGCGGGCTTCACCGGCACCCGTTGCGCCTACACCGTGATTCCGGAGGCATTGAAGGCCAGAGATAAAAAGGGAAAAGCGGTGGCGGTAAACCCTCTGTGGCACCGGCGCCAGACGACAAAGTTCAACGGCGTTTCGTACCCGGTGCAAAAAGCGGCCTCCGCCTGCTACACGCCGGAGGGAAAGCAGGAGGTCCGCGAGCTGGTCGATTTTTACATGGAAAGTGCGCGGCTGATCCGCGAGGGATTGATCTCGCTGGGGCTTGAGGCCTTTGGAGGGATCAACGCCCCCTACATCTGGCTTAAAACCCCCGGCAAAATGAATTCATGGGCCTTTTTTGAAAAATTGCTGAAGGAATGTCATGTCGTTGGAACACCGGGGGCCGGCTTTGGCCCCTCCGGCGAGGGCTATCTTCGCTTGAGCGCCTTTGGTTTCAAGGAAAAAATCGAAGAGGCGGTGGAACGGATAAAAACGCGGCTGAAAATTTAG
- the folK gene encoding 2-amino-4-hydroxy-6-hydroxymethyldihydropteridine diphosphokinase — MPHIAFIAIGSNLGNPAEQCHRALCKLENTEGITLACCSSFYPTDPLVPDGVDHSTVPAYVNAVCEISTTLTPELLLARLLVIEKEMGRERREKWESRIIDLDLLFYDDLVFHTNTLRVPHPEIQNRRFVLEPLCEIAPQWIHPVHKRTVREMAGDLSSTIHYSPSTIHQS, encoded by the coding sequence GTGCCGCACATTGCCTTTATCGCCATTGGCTCCAATCTGGGCAATCCCGCCGAGCAGTGCCATCGCGCCCTGTGCAAGCTCGAGAACACCGAAGGGATCACGCTTGCCTGCTGTTCCTCTTTTTACCCGACCGATCCGCTGGTGCCGGACGGGGTCGACCACTCCACCGTACCGGCATATGTCAATGCTGTTTGCGAGATCAGCACCACATTAACCCCCGAACTTCTTCTTGCACGGCTCTTGGTCATCGAGAAAGAAATGGGGCGGGAGAGGCGCGAAAAATGGGAGTCCCGGATTATCGATCTCGATCTCTTGTTTTATGATGATTTGGTCTTTCACACAAACACCCTTAGGGTGCCCCATCCAGAGATTCAGAACCGGCGGTTTGTTCTGGAGCCGCTCTGCGAAATCGCGCCTCAGTGGATCCATCCCGTACACAAAAGGACGGTTCGGGAAATGGCAGGGGATCTGTCTTCCACCATCCACTATTCACCATCCACTATTCACCAATCATGA